One window of the Candidatus Falkowbacteria bacterium genome contains the following:
- a CDS encoding ribulose-bisphosphate carboxylase large subunit codes for MSHVGFIDQGYKPNLTKDLLATFYMEPNGPFEEAADAVAGESSIGSWTDLSTLKPEVAKKLKATVYYINQKQNIIK; via the coding sequence ATGTCACACGTAGGATTTATTGATCAAGGTTACAAACCAAACTTAACAAAGGATTTGCTGGCAACATTTTACATGGAACCAAATGGTCCATTTGAGGAAGCAGCTGATGCAGTTGCTGGTGAAAGTTCAATTGGTTCGTGGACTGATTTGTCGACTTTGAAACCAGAAGTAGCTAAAAAACTAAAGGCTACAGTTTATTACATCAATCAAAAGCAAAACATTATCAAG